From Arachis stenosperma cultivar V10309 chromosome 2, arast.V10309.gnm1.PFL2, whole genome shotgun sequence, one genomic window encodes:
- the LOC130957346 gene encoding uncharacterized protein LOC130957346 isoform X1, with protein MGSRLARRVVQFANLPIKLLLPTSFTNIQEIALKTIPSATKIEIKRVLESLYGFEVERVQTLNMEGKKKKRGGLLFAKPDYKKAYVTLKTPLSIDMNLFPLKMVEDARKRMNKKNVSSVVEDEEEEERKRHWLEGDRAGSSEAAPRGYRGHTLFWDRGMARRVRGSSRRHRDEDRDGAAKFPWSNMRDGRAASS; from the exons ATGGGAAGCAGGTTGGCTAGAAGGGTGGTGCAGTTTGCAAACCTTCCAATAAAGCTGCTACTGCCAACGAGCTTCACCAACATCCAAGAAATCGCACTCAAGACAATCCCATCCGCCACCAAGATCGAGATCAAGCGCGTACTCGAGTCCCTCTACGGCTTCGAAGTCGAGAGGGTTCAAACCCTAAACAtggaagggaagaagaagaagcgtggTGGCCTCCTCTTCGCAAAACCCGATTACAAGAAGGCTTACGTCACTCTCAAGACCCCTCTTTCAATTGACATGAATCTTTTCCCGCTCAAAATGGTTGAAGATGCCAGGAAGCGGATGAACAAGAAGAACGTGTCGAGCGTCGTTGAGGacgaagaagaggaagagaggaagagacATTGGCTTGAAGGTGACCGGGCCGGATCGTCTGAGGCGGCACCCCGTGGGTATCGTGGTCACACGCTCTTTTGGGACCGCGGGATGGCCCGTAGGGTTCGTGGTTCAAGCCGTAGGCACCGTGATGAGGATCGTGATGGTGCTGCTAAGTTCCCTTGGAGCAACATGAGGGATGGTAGAGCTGCCAG TTCATGa
- the LOC130957346 gene encoding uncharacterized protein LOC130957346 isoform X2 — protein sequence MGSRLARRVVQFANLPIKLLLPTSFTNIQEIALKTIPSATKIEIKRVLESLYGFEVERVQTLNMEGKKKKRGGLLFAKPDYKKAYVTLKTPLSIDMNLFPLKMVEDARKRMNKKNVSSVVEDEEEEERKRHWLEGDRAGSSEAAPRGYRGHTLFWDRGMARRVRGSSRRHRDEDRDGAAKFPWSNMRDGRAAR from the exons ATGGGAAGCAGGTTGGCTAGAAGGGTGGTGCAGTTTGCAAACCTTCCAATAAAGCTGCTACTGCCAACGAGCTTCACCAACATCCAAGAAATCGCACTCAAGACAATCCCATCCGCCACCAAGATCGAGATCAAGCGCGTACTCGAGTCCCTCTACGGCTTCGAAGTCGAGAGGGTTCAAACCCTAAACAtggaagggaagaagaagaagcgtggTGGCCTCCTCTTCGCAAAACCCGATTACAAGAAGGCTTACGTCACTCTCAAGACCCCTCTTTCAATTGACATGAATCTTTTCCCGCTCAAAATGGTTGAAGATGCCAGGAAGCGGATGAACAAGAAGAACGTGTCGAGCGTCGTTGAGGacgaagaagaggaagagaggaagagacATTGGCTTGAAGGTGACCGGGCCGGATCGTCTGAGGCGGCACCCCGTGGGTATCGTGGTCACACGCTCTTTTGGGACCGCGGGATGGCCCGTAGGGTTCGTGGTTCAAGCCGTAGGCACCGTGATGAGGATCGTGATGGTGCTGCTAAGTTCCCTTGGAGCAACATGAGGGATGGTAGAGCTGCCAG GTAA